A single window of Nicotiana sylvestris chromosome 5, ASM39365v2, whole genome shotgun sequence DNA harbors:
- the LOC104230806 gene encoding uncharacterized protein, which produces MELSSTNENTAAGSCGILKLLDMPISPVIEEYESIIITDSTPSSIEVGQVYQDKETIATAMKHYSVMHKFQFRVKRSSARSYWLICVSENCTWHFKATSINDSAMFKVRNFDNQHTCSLMDNTFIQRKPTAMVVGSMVIPKYSDPKTIYTPKDIQLDMLSEHDVNLTYMQAWRAKKKALQFLRGYPVDSYNKLPSYLYILEKTYLGSVVRLKKTEDDCFLYVFVVICTSISGWEYCRPVVVVDGTFLKSAYRRIMLIASTMDAAGTILPLAYAVVDSENDALWK; this is translated from the exons atggaattgagtAGCACAAATGAGAATACAGCTGCAG gttCGTGTGGAatactaaagttacttgatatgccaatatctcccgttatagaggaatatgaaagtataataataacaGATAGTACACCAAGCTCTATTGAAGTAGGACAAGTATACCAAGACAAGGAAACAATTGCAACTGCAATGAAGCACTATTCTGTCATGCACAAGTTCCAATTCAGGGTTAAAAGATCTAGTGCTAGAAG ctACTGGCTGATATGTGTTAGTGAAAACTGTACATGGCACTTCAAGGCAACTAGTATaaatgattctgcaatgttcaagGTCAGAAATTTCGACAACCAGCACACATGCTCTTTAATGGACAATACATTCATACAACGCAAACCCACTGCCATGGTAGTTGGTAGCATGGTTATTCCAAAATATTCTGATCCTAAGACAATTTATACCCCAAAAGACATTCAACTTGACATGTTGTCTGAACACGACGTGAATCTAACCTACATGCAAGCCTGGAGAGCAAAGAAAAAAgctttacagtttttgagaggtTATCCTGTTGACTCCTACAACAAATTGCCTAGTTATTTGTATATTCTAGAGAAGACTTATCTGGGGTCTGTAGTTAGATTGAAGAAGACAGAAGATGACTGCTtcttgtatgtatttgttgtgatTTGTACGTCAATCAGTGGTTGGGAATATTGTAGGCCAGTTGTAGTAGTTGATGGAACCTTTTTAAAGTCAGCATACAGGAGAATAATGCTAATAGCCAGTACAATGGATGCAGCAG GTACTATATTACCACTGGCATATGCTGTTGTTGATTCAGAGAATGACGCATTATGGAAGTGA
- the LOC104230807 gene encoding uncharacterized protein — protein sequence MCVVSDRNESILKATSIVYLGMPHYSCMWHIWTNILAKFKKGHLKLSELYFVTARSYTLDEFNEKMSKIEEIDPCVKTYLYDIGYHRWSRVYATVNRTWTIISNIAESLNAATKYARELPIVELLEYMRTLLERWTKEKLLKAKGTFTYLGYKFNKELDDNRTLSHKLRVSASTDYIHTVIDGVRRYIVCLENKKCGCGQF from the exons ATGTGTGTTGTTTCGGATCGAAATGAGAGTATCTTGAAGGCAACATCTATTGTTTATCTCGGCATGCCACATTATtcttgcatgtggcatatttggacaaatatacTGGCAAAGTTCAAGAAGGGACATCTTAAGCTAAGTGAATTATACTTTGTCACGGCGCGGTCATACACActtgatgaatttaatgaaaAGATGTCAAAGATTGAGGAGATTGACCCCTGTGTTAAAACATACTTATACGATATTGGATATCATAGATGGTCTCGAGTATATGCTACGGTGAACAGAACTTGGACTATAATATCAAACATTGCAGAGTCGTTGAATGCTGCAACAAAATATGCAAGAGAGCTGCCGATAGTAGAACTATTAGAGTATATGAGGACCCTTCTTGAACGTTGGACGAAAGAAAAATTATTGAAAGCAAAGGGTACATTCACATACCTTGGATACAAATTCAACAAAGAGTTAGATGACAACAGAACATTGTCACACAAGCTTAGA GTGAGTGCTTCAACAGACTACATCCATACAGTAATAGATGGTGTGAGGCGCTATATTGTTTGTCTTGAAAACAAGAAATGTGGTTGTGGGCAATTCTAG
- the LOC104230805 gene encoding heavy metal-associated isoprenylated plant protein 23-like: MGLIGTLEYISDMMSSSHKSKKKKKQFQTVELKVRMDCDGCELKVKKALSSLSGVKSVEINRKQQKVTVTGYVEANKVLKKAKSTGKKSEIWPYVPYNLVAQPYAAAAYDKKAPPGYVRRVENPTIGTISTFEDPAYVTMFSDDNPNACSIM, translated from the exons atgggacttataGGAACTTTGGAGTATATTTCTGATATGATGAGCAGTAGTCATAAgtctaagaagaagaagaagcagtttCAGACTGTGGAGCTCAAAGTTAGAATGGATTGTGATGGCTGTGAGCTTAAAGTCAAGAAAGCTTTGTCTTCATTAAGTG GAGTTAAATCAGTAGAGATAAACAGAAAACAGCAAAAGGTGACAGTAACAGGATATGTGGAAGCAAATAAAGTGTTAAAGAAGGCAAAGTCAACAGGGAAGAAGTCTGAAATTTGGCCCTATGTGCCCTACAATTTAGTGGCTCAGCCCTATGCTGCAGCAGCTTATGACAAGAAAGCTCCTCCTGGTTATGTTAGAAGGGTTGAGAACCCAACCATTGGAACAATTTCCACATTTGAGGACCCTGCTTATGTGACCATGTTCAGTGATGACAACCCTAATGCTTGTTCCATAATGTAA